Part of the Marinifilum sp. JC120 genome, AACTTGCTGAAGAGACAAACCGCTTAAACCTTTGTCTTGCCTCCGAACTGTCATCATCCGCACTCGTTCTGGAAAAAGCCCTGCAAAAAGTGCTAACCCGGCACTCTGCAGGACTGACAATTATTTTTGACGGAAGACTGGAACTTTCCGAAGAAGCCATCCCTTCTGCCATCGCGGATTTAAAAAACAACCCCGAATACGGTCTTGCCGTTGTCGGTGAGACTTTCAACAATCCCCCGTCAGCAAGTTCCTTTGTTCTGGATATACTGCAAAATCCTTTTTACCCACTTCTGACAGTTTTACGAAATGACCTGCTTCAACCGCATGCAACAGTTCTCCACGAAGATTTATTTTTCTTCGCTCTGCCGGAACTGCTGCTCAGACTCTCTTTGCAGGCAAAAATCAAATATCTGCCCCCTGCGCACATCCCAAAAATTCCGGCCAGTTCAAAGACTTTTCAGAAAAAGAATGAACAGCGCATCATGGACGAAGAAAACAAAATTCTCGAAAAGTATCAGAAACTTTTTTTTGAACGGGAATTTACGATTCTTCCAGTCAAAGAACTCACCGATATTTATCAATACCATATTGCACAGACAATAGAGATCTTTAAAAAACTGCAAAGTGGAGTTCTGGAATCTGTTGAAGATTATGACCGCCATGTTTTCCAATACTGCCTGCTTGCGCTTTTCTCAGGAGAGACAGAAAGTGCCCGCCAGATGATGGAAACAAGTTTCAGCGTCGTGAGCGAGCGCCCGGCTCTGATGAGACTGTATAAGCAAATAGCCCTTAATTTTCCCTTGAAAGATCACTCCATTTCCGGCCCGGAAAAGGTAAGTGTAATTATTCCCCTGTTCAATCAGGGCCAATACCTTGAAGAGGCCGTGACCTCTGTCATCAGGCAGACATGGACAAACTGGGAACTCATTATCATCAATGACGGTTCAACAGACAACTCCTACAAGGTAGCCGAAAAGCTTGTAAAAGAACTGGATGACAGCCGAATCAAACTCGTCACCCAGAAAAACAGGGGCAAAGGCGGCACCCGCAACAGAGGCATAAAGGAAAGTGACGGAGAATTTGTGGTCACCCTTGACTCGGATGACATGATCACTCCCGACTATTTTGCCGAGAGCATCAGCCTCATGGAAAAGAACCCACGTGTCGCATGGATTACCCCTAAAACACTTGTTTTCGGTGAGGACAACCATGTTGCATGGAGCGATGAATACAACTTTGCAAGATCAATTATGATATCTCCGTCTCCAAGCTCTTCCATGCTTCGGCGTTGTGCCCTGGAACAGCTAGGACGATATCGTGAAGACCTAACCAATAGGGAAGATGCGGAAATATGGATAAGTCTGGCTGAAAACGGCTGGACTTCTGTTGCTACGGACAGCCCTCTTTTTCTATACCGGCACGCCTGCCGGAGACCAGGATTAAGCGACATCTCAAACCTTTCCAGTAAAGAAGAAATTACTTCTCTTCATCCATGGTGGTTCCGCTTAGACCTAAGTCGTGAGATACGGGCAGAAGCTTTTAAAACCTTCGCTGTTTACCGTTTCCCCGACTGGTTTTTAAACTGGGACAACATCAATAAGGTTATCCCTATATTCAATGATCAGGAAAAATTCCTGGCAGCAATGCAAGAAATAAAGGATTCATATCCGCCAATCAACAAACCATGCAGATGGAACAACGGCAATGATGACTGCTATCTTGATATACGCGAAGCTCTTTACGGGGTAAAATCGCAAAAATAAAGCAAAGACAAAATTATCCAGAATGACATTTTACACAATATCCAATTAATCATTCTGAAATGATACGTACAGCACAACACTGCAATCTGATAGACTTTGCATCAGGCTATAGATATCCCCATATACAACATATTACAGGAAACATTATATGACTCACTCATACTTTGAAAATAAAATTGCTCTTGTTACCGGGGCATGTGGAACAATCGGATCAGAACTCATAAACCAATTACTGAATGTATATAATGTCAAAGAACTGATTGGACTGGACAACAATGAGTCTGAACTTTTCTTCATGGAACAGCAATACATAGATTATCCAAATGCCAACTTCTTTCTTACAGATGTCAGGGATAAAGATGCATTAGCCCAAAAATGCCTTGGCGCAGATATATTGTTTCATGCGGCTGCGTATAAACATGTTGTTCTTTGTGAAAGATCCCCTTTCGAGGCAGTGCAGACAAACATCCTGGGAGTCAAGAATATCATTGATGCAGCAAGTGAATGCAACGTTGAAAAAGTAATTTTTACAAGCTCAGATAAAGCCGTCAACCCGACCAATGTTATGGGAACCTCCAAATTAATGGGTGAACGGCTCATTACCGCGGCCAACAGCTCCACGCGCAAAGGTCCTATATTTGCTTCAACACGCTTTGGTAATGTTTTAGGGTCCAGAGGCTCGGTTATCCCCATCTTTCGGGAACAGATAAAAAAAGGCGAAAAAGTAACCTTAACCGACCCGGACATGACACGCTTCATCATGAGCATCAACCAGGCAACCAAGCAGGTTATCGATTCAGTTGAATATGCAAAAGGCGGCGAAGTTTTTGTCACCAAAATGCCGATTATCCGCATCTACGATCTTGCAAAGGTAATGTTAGAAGAGCTCGCACCGCGCTATGGTAACAACCCAGACAACATTGAAATAGATATTATCGGCTCAAAGCCCGGCGAAAAACTTTATGAAGAACTCATGAACATTGAAGAGACCCGCAGAACACTTGAACTGAAAAATTATTTCGCAATTCTCCCGGCCTTCAGAGATCTTTATAAAAACATTTCCTATGAATATTCTGGTATAATGTCCTCAACTGTCACACGACCATATAATTCAGCAAACGAAACGGCCTTAACACGCTCTGAGCTGAAAGATTTTCTCTTGAACTACGATCTGCTTGAAGAGCCCGAATAAATCAGAATCCGACCAAACCTTAAAGACTGAGCAAAAAAGGAAGCAAAACCATGAACGCATTAATCCTTGGCGGAGACGGCTATTTAGGCTGGCCGACTGCAATGTATCTGTCTAAGCGCGGACATCAGGTAACTGTTGTCGACAACTACATGCGTCGCAACGCATGCACAGAACTCGACGTAGGCATGCTCTACCCTCTTCCCACTTTACAGGAGCGGGCAAAAATATGGAACGAAAAAACAGGACTTGAGATCAAAGTCGTCATAGCAGACCTTACTTGTCCGGAGATGATGCGCTCATTATTCAGCGGCACCGTAAAATACGACTGGGCCGTAGATCACTCATACAGCGGAGCACCCGACTCTGTTTTTCATTATGCAGAGCAACCATCTGCACCGTACTCTCTACTGAACTACAAATATGCAAACAAAACTGTTTCCAACAACCTTCTGGTAACAAACAACCTAATGTTTGCCCTGCGCGATTTAAGTCC contains:
- a CDS encoding glycosyltransferase family 2 protein, producing the protein MKMTNKTTPVSYILTCPPGTYLPEPRIRTTLDRIGNKRLTISAAGLPERTVLMLQKLAEETNRLNLCLASELSSSALVLEKALQKVLTRHSAGLTIIFDGRLELSEEAIPSAIADLKNNPEYGLAVVGETFNNPPSASSFVLDILQNPFYPLLTVLRNDLLQPHATVLHEDLFFFALPELLLRLSLQAKIKYLPPAHIPKIPASSKTFQKKNEQRIMDEENKILEKYQKLFFEREFTILPVKELTDIYQYHIAQTIEIFKKLQSGVLESVEDYDRHVFQYCLLALFSGETESARQMMETSFSVVSERPALMRLYKQIALNFPLKDHSISGPEKVSVIIPLFNQGQYLEEAVTSVIRQTWTNWELIIINDGSTDNSYKVAEKLVKELDDSRIKLVTQKNRGKGGTRNRGIKESDGEFVVTLDSDDMITPDYFAESISLMEKNPRVAWITPKTLVFGEDNHVAWSDEYNFARSIMISPSPSSSMLRRCALEQLGRYREDLTNREDAEIWISLAENGWTSVATDSPLFLYRHACRRPGLSDISNLSSKEEITSLHPWWFRLDLSREIRAEAFKTFAVYRFPDWFLNWDNINKVIPIFNDQEKFLAAMQEIKDSYPPINKPCRWNNGNDDCYLDIREALYGVKSQK
- a CDS encoding polysaccharide biosynthesis protein, whose product is MTHSYFENKIALVTGACGTIGSELINQLLNVYNVKELIGLDNNESELFFMEQQYIDYPNANFFLTDVRDKDALAQKCLGADILFHAAAYKHVVLCERSPFEAVQTNILGVKNIIDAASECNVEKVIFTSSDKAVNPTNVMGTSKLMGERLITAANSSTRKGPIFASTRFGNVLGSRGSVIPIFREQIKKGEKVTLTDPDMTRFIMSINQATKQVIDSVEYAKGGEVFVTKMPIIRIYDLAKVMLEELAPRYGNNPDNIEIDIIGSKPGEKLYEELMNIEETRRTLELKNYFAILPAFRDLYKNISYEYSGIMSSTVTRPYNSANETALTRSELKDFLLNYDLLEEPE